The proteins below come from a single Eucalyptus grandis isolate ANBG69807.140 chromosome 3, ASM1654582v1, whole genome shotgun sequence genomic window:
- the LOC104438367 gene encoding secoisolariciresinol dehydrogenase-like: MATGALLSQAARRLEGKVAVITGGAGGIGESTASLFSKHGARVIIADIRDDLGKSVCKDLGPETASFVHCDVSSESDIKNAIATAVDKHGKLDIMVNNAAIGDPSKASILDNDKADFEKVISVNLTGVFLGTKHAARAMIPSQRGSIINLGSVCSSVGGVASHAYTSSKHAVLGLTRNVAAELGRYGVRINCLSPYFILTPLTKAIFQIDEDAGVRVYSNMDGVTLRQEDVAEAALYLGSDESKYVSGHNLAVDGGFTTINPAFGLFARA; the protein is encoded by the exons ATGGCAACAGGGGCACTTCTCTCCCAAGCTGCAAGAAG acTAGAGGGAAAGGTGGCAGTGATCACTGGTGGGGCGGGTGGCATAGGAGAATCTACCGCGAGTCTGTTCTCAAAGCATGGGGCTAGAGTCATTATAGCCGACATTCGCGATGACTTGGGCAAGTCTGTGTGCAAGGATCTAGGGCCAGAGACCGCATCCTTTGTACATTGTGATGTATCAAGCGAATCCGACATCAAAAATGCCATTGCCACTGCAGTTGACAAGCATGGAAAGCTGGACATAATGGTGAACAATGCTGCGATCGGGGACCCAAGCAAAGCCAGTATATTGGACAATGACAAGGCTGACTTTGAGAAAGTGATTAGCGTGAACCTGACGGGCGTCTTCCTAGGGACCAAGCATGCCGCTCGAGCCATGATCCCGTCACAAAGAGGAAGCATAATCAATCTCGGAAGCGTCTGCTCGAGTGTCGGAGGGGTTGCATCCCATGCATACACCAGCTCGAAGCATGCCGTCCTGGGGCTCACAAGAAATGTGGCTGCGGAGCTTGGCCGATATGGAGTTCGCATAAATTGTCTCTCACCTTACTTCATTCTAACGCCATTGACGAAGGCGATCTTCCAAATTGACGAGGATGCAGGAGTCCGAGTGTATTCTAACATGGATGGGGTGACTCTACGGCAGGAAGACGTAGCGGAGGCTGCTCTGTATTTGGGGAGCGATGAGTCCAAGTACGTGAGTGGCCACAATCTGGCAGTGGATGGAGGCTTCACCACCATCAATCCGGCCTTTGGCTTGTTTGCTCGTGCTTGA
- the LOC104440426 gene encoding probable calcium-binding protein CML43 produces the protein MEANGKMKKDRVHAVVKKLGLTGGEENSLNCPDPCDGLKEEIDAEDIVGGLEDASGRNEFLHEAFKIFDEDGNGFIEAVELKRVLECLGLDRGWNMGDIEKMVHVVDLNLDGKVDFSEFELMMAL, from the coding sequence ATGGAAGCAAAtgggaagatgaagaaggataGGGTTCATGCAGTCGTCAAGAAACTTGGTTTGACCGGCGGTGAAGAGAATAGTCTCAACTGCCCCGATCCATGCGATGGCCTGAAGGAAGAAATTGATGCAGAAGATATCGTTGGTGGATTGGAGGATGCATCAGGACGGAATGAGTTCCTGCACGAAGCCTTCAAGATTTTCGACGAGGATGGTAATGGGTTCATAGAAGCAGTTGAGCTGAAGAGGGTCCTCGAATGTCTTGGGTTAGACAGAGGTTGGAATATGGGAGATATCGAGAAAATGGTTCATGTCGTTGATTTGAATTTGGACGGTAAGGTTGATTTTAGTGAGTTCGAATTGATGATGGCCCTGTAA
- the LOC104438365 gene encoding uncharacterized protein LOC104438365, producing the protein MGWGNIYRRRMRVFSVALVIYLDYKALQQREKWASKSKGSALWEKAHHRNARRVLNLIIELEGLWVKLGQYLSTRADVLPQAYITLLKQLQDSLPPRPLEEVNRSIERELGKALDDLFSKFVESPLATASIAQVHRATLKDGREVVVKVQHEGIKAIILEDLKNAKSIVDWIAWAEPQYDFNPMIDEWCKEAPKELDFNREAENTKTVSRNLGCKDRHGDGTSSHRVEVLIPEVIQSTEKVLILEYMDGIRLNDFESLETFGVNKQKIVEEITRAYAHQIYIDGFFNGDPHPGNFLVSKEAPHRPILLDFGLTKSLSFPMKQALAKMFLASAEGDHVALLSAFAEMGLKLRLDIPEQAMEVTSVFFRTSTPATEAFENVKSLNEQRTKNLKVIQEKMKLDPKEVKRFNPVDAFPGDIVIFSRVLNLLRGLSSTMNVRIIYHDIMRPFAEHVLQGTIYKAPAVNAQWVCDTPVHSTVEAKLRQLLIDLGNDDKILGIQVCAYKDGEVIIDTAAGVLGKYDPRPVQPDSLFPVFSVTKGVTAAMVHWLAEKGKLRLDENVANIWPEFGCDGKDLIKVHHVLNHTAGLHNALSEIRSENPLLICDWNECLKRIASSVPETEPGQRQLYHYLSFGWLCGGIIEHASGKKFQEILEEAFIQPLNIEGELYIGVPPGVESRLATLTVDRNDLTKVSQIRNRPDLPSSFQPEAIMEAIINLPAMFNMLNIRRAIIPAANGHCSARALARYYAALVDGGLVPPPHSASFQPNLGSHVHIPKFPSLKVSKRQRGRRNKGLLSLLRNPYLQIPNRPNDLQGGDCGRSTTGQSTPVPDCGSSSCSINTSGSGGNGDKRQNSDHHKIFSGKGIHDAFLGAGDYANLALPDGMFGLGFKRSKTKDGSCFGFGHTGMGGSTGFCDMNNRFAMAVTVNKMSLGAATRSIIELVCSELDLPLPEDFATPTDGGLNTERPLIN; encoded by the exons ATGGGGTGGGGGAACATTTACAGAAGACGGATGAGAGTGTTCTCTGTTGCTTTGGTGATTTATCTGGATTATAAG GCGCTGCAACAAAGAGAGAAATGGGCTAGTAAATCTAAAGGTTCTGCTTTGTGGGAGAAGGCTCATCACCGCAATGCAAGACGCGTTCTCAATCTGATTATTGAGTTAGAAGGTTTGTGGGTTAAACTTGGACAGTACCTCTCTACACGCGCTGACGTGCTTCCTCAGGCTTACATTACCCTACTCAAGCAATTACAAGACTCACTTCCTCCTCGTCCCTTAGAAGAG GTCAACAGGAGTATAGAGAGGGAGCTGGGTAAAGCTTTGGATgatttattctcaaaatttgttGAATCCCCTTTGGCTACAGCATCT ATAGCACAGGTGCATCGTGCAACGTTGAAGGACGGACGGGAAGTAGTTGTTAAAGTTCAACATGAGGGCATAAAAGCAATTATATTGGAG GATTTGAAGAATGCCAAGTCAATAGTCGACTGGATAGCATGGGCAGAGCCTCAATATGACTTCAATCCCATGATAGATGAATGGTGCAAAGAGGCTCCAAAGGAACTCGACTTCAATCGTGAAGCCG AGAATACGAAAACGGTGTCCAGAAACCTTGGCTGCAAAGACAGACATGGTGACGGGACATCATCCCATCGAGTGGAAGTATTGATTCCAGAAGTTATTCAG TCAACTGAAAAGGTGCTGATTTTGGAGTACATGGATGGAATACGCCTGAATGACTTTGAATCATTGGAAACTTTTGGTGTAAACAAGCAAAAGATTGTTGAGGAAATCACACGTGCATATGCTCATCAAATCTATATTGATGGGTTCTTCAATGGCGATCCTCATCCCG GAAATTTTCTGGTGAGCAAAGAAGCCCCTCATCGCCCAATTTTGCTAGACTTTGGGCTTACAAAGTCACTGTCGTTTCCCATGAAGCAGGCATTAGCAAAAATGTTTCTGGCATCTGCTGAG GGGGATCATGTGGCATTGCTGTCCGCTTTTGCAGAGATGGGACTTAAATTGCGCCTAGACATCCCAGAACAGGCCATGGAGGTCACAAGTGTATTTTTCCGCACGTCAACACCAGCAACTGAAGCTTTT GAGAACGTGAAATCCTTGAATGAGCAGAGAACAAAAAATCTGAAGGTCATACAGGAGAAGATGAAACTTGACCCAAAGGAAGTTAAACGCTTTAATCCT gTTGATGCATTTCCTGgtgatattgtaattttctcTCGGGTTCTGAATCTTCTGAGAG GGCTTTCTTCCACAATGAATGTCCGCATTATATATCATGATATAATGAGACCATTTGCAGAGCATGTTTTACAAGG AACCATCTATAAGGCACCAGCAGTGAATGCACAGTGGGTCTGTGATACACCTGTTCATTCTACTGTGGAGGCCAAGCTGAGACAGCTTTTGATTGATCTGGGAAATGATGATAAAATATTGGGGATCCAG GTTTGTGCCTACAAAGATGGGGAGGTCATAATTGATACTGCGGCTGGAGTGCTTGGAAAGTATGATCCTCGTCCAGTGCAGCCCGATAGCCTGTTTCCTGTTTTTTCAGTCACAAAAGGTGTCACCGCAGCGATGGTGCATTGGTTGGCTGAGAAGGG AAAGCTCAGACTAGATGAAAATGTAGCAAATATTTGGCCAGAATTTGGATGCGATGGAAAAGATCTTATTAAG GTTCATCATGTGCTTAACCATACAGCTGGTCTGCATAATGCATTAAGCGAAATTAGGAGTGAAAATCCTTTGTTAATTTGTGACTGGAACGAATGTCTGAAGCGCATTGCTTCTTCAGTACCAGAAACTGAACCTGGTCAGCGCCAGCTTTATCACTATCTATCATTTGGCTGGCTATGTGGTGGAATTATCGAG CATGCATCGGGAAAGAAATTCCAAGAGATTCTGGAAGAAGCTTTTATCCAGCCCCTCAACATTGAAGGAGAACTATATATTGGAGTTCCTCCAG GTGTGGAATCTCGACTTGCTACGCTTACCGTTGACCGGAATGATCTAACCAAGGTTTCTCAGATCCGCAATCGTCCTGACTTACCATCTTCTTTCCAGCCAGAAGCCATCATGGAAGCTATTATAAACCTACCCGCAATGTTCAACATGCTTAATATCCGCCGTGCGATTATACCTGCTGCTAATGGACATTGCTCCGCGAGGGCTCTGGCACGTTACTATGCAGCTTTGGTTGATGGTGGTTTGGTCCCTCCACCACATTCAGCTTCCTTTCAACCAAATCTCGGTAGCCATGTCCACATCCCCAAATTCCCCTCCCTAAAAGTCTCCAAAAGGCAGAGAGGCCGCAGAAATAAGGGATTGCTCTCTTTACTGAGGAACCCATATTTGCAGATACCAAACCGCCCCAATGATCTCCAAGGTGGTGATTGCGGTAGAAGCACTACTGGACAGAGTACCCCTGTGCCTGATTGTGGGAGCAGCAGTTGCAGTATCAATACCTCTGGCAGTGGAGGTAATGGTGACAAGCGTCAAAATAGTGATCATCACAAGATTTTTTCTGGCAAAGGAATTCATGATGCATTTTTGGGTGCTGGTGACTATGCAAATTTGGCCCTGCCTGATGGGATGTTTGGGCTTGGGTTTAAGAGATCTAAAACGAAAGATGGATCCTGCTTCGGCTTTGGGCACACTGGGATGGGCGGGTCAACAGGTTTCTGTGACATGAACAATCGGTTTGCGATGGCCGTGACTGTGAATAAGATGTCGCTTGGGGCTGCAACCCGAAGTATCATTGAACTTGTGTGTTCAGAGCTTGATCTTCCATTACCAGAGGACTTTGCCACACCAACTGACGGTGGGCTTAACACAGAGAGACCTCTAATTAACTGA